CTGCTATTGCTTTAAACTGCTTTACATCGCCAACGAATACAACTTTGTCATTGTTTTTCTTTGCAATTTTTATTATTTTGGCTATCTGTCGGCTTCCTACAAGTCCCGCCTCGTCCACGATAATAAGTCTCTCTTTCGACTCTTTAAATTCATCTTTGGCTTCTGAATATAAAAAAGAGTGAATAGTAGAAGATTTGATCCCGCTATCTTCTTCAAGTCCCGCCGCTGCTTTACCTGTAAAAGATAATCCTATAATTTCTCGGTTCGGTTGCTCTGCTTCCAAAAATTCTTTCAAAGCTTTCATACTGTATGTTTTCCCCGTTCCTGCGTCCCCCTGTATTACCATGAATTGACTATCACTTATAAGAATTTTTGAAAACATCTCTTTTTGGCCAACGGTCATATTGTCGTAATTGTTTTTTATGAAGTTCTCGATTTTTCCTCTATCTTTGTAAAGCTGCCCTGTTTTGTCCATTACTTTACTAATTATGTATTTCTCCGCCGCCAAAACATCAATTGTCGTGTAAATATCGTTGTCTAGTTGGATTATCTTATCGTTGAATTTAATTGCCTCTTCAAGCTCCTCTTTGGTAATTCCATGTTTCAATCCCAATTTCATAGCGTCTTTATGTATCTCTTCTTTGCTAAATGTGGAGTTCGTCTCGGTTATCGCTCTTGCTGTAAGTTCTATGAACTCATCGGCTTTTGCCTGCTTTAATCCTTCGCTCTCTTTTTCCCTGTTATGCAACAACTCTTCGATTCTTTCTTTAGTGATTCCAATATTTTCAAGCCTATTTTTATTTTTATTTAGTATCTCCTCTCGCTCTACCTCTTGTTTTGGTGGCTTAATATCTTGATTGATAATTTCAAGTAACTTACTTTCATTAGTGTTTGGATACTTTTCTCTATATTCCTCAATTAAGGCTCTCATTGATTTACTTCGCCCGCTAAACTCTTTCAACTCTTCTTTTTTAAAGTCTTGTAATTCAAAAAATCCGTTTTTAGCGTCCGTAAATTCTATTTTGTAGCCTAACTCTTTTAAATTGTTTGCTAGTTCATTCCTGTATAGTTGCCCAAAATACATTTTGTTCTTATAAATTCCAAAATTTTCTATTGCTCCAGTTTTAAATTCTCCGTTTTTATCTACATAAGAAACTACATTGAAAATAAAATTGTGCGTGTGGAGCTGTGGATCTATATTTCCCGATGGTGTTATCCTCGTAGTATCGTGTTGGAAACTTGCATACACTATGCCCGCTTTTATTCTCTCTATTTCCCCCGCTTCGTTTCTAATTCTCGTTAAAGCATACTTTCCGATCTCTTCCATCGCCTTTTGCGTGGCCCTCTCATGTGCCTCTCTTAATTTTAGTGCCTCTTCCGTTAGTCCGTTTGCCTGCAATGCTTCCATCATTACAGATACACTTTTTGGTGCAGAAAATGTTACATCAAATCCCGCTCGTTTGTTTGCTGTGGTATTTTTTGTGAGTGCTTCGCCTGTAATTGCGTGAGTGTTATTGAGAAGAGATTGGAAAGTATCTTTTGTAACTTCTTGTCCGTTCTTTACTCCTACTGCTGGGGCTGCTGCTCCGTGAAAAAAACCATTTTCAGAATTTTTCTGATAGTAGTTTTCTTCTTGGTAGTAACTGCTTGCTTGGTCTTTATTCTGAAACTTACTAATGCTAATCATTTTGCATTTACACTTTCGAACAATAGTAAAACATCATCACAAAAATCATTACAATCAACTATATTGCTATCATACAAATTGATTGTTACAAATTTGCATATTTCATTTTTTCTATTTGTTTCAATATATTCTGCAATCGTTCTAACAATATGCTTTAAATCAATCTCTTCTAATACATCAATAATTATCTTTTTTTCTTCTTCTGAATTTCCTAACGATTTTCTTGAAACATATTTAATAAGATCCTCTTTGTTGTAACTTTTCAAAAAATCTTCCAAAAGTTTATTTCTTAAAAGATACGCTGGTAATACTCCACCAAAAAACAATTTATAAAGGACTTTCATCTTTTGTGGCTGAACACTAAATCTCTTAAAATTTATTATCATTGCATTGATATTTTTAAAACTTGCTGCTGTGTTATTTGAATCGCCAAAAGCCAATAATGTTTTTAGTTGCTTTTCATTTTCTGATTTATCAGCTATGAGAGTAGCATTGCCCCAAAACACTTTTTCAAATAAATTAAAAAGGGTCACTTTTTTATCCTTTAATATTTATTATTTTTTTATAATTTAATTAGTTTTTATAGTGGCAGCTAAAAAAATAGCCACATCAACAAGGTTAAATACAACTTTTGCATTATTCGAAGTACCGAGTTTTTTATATGGGGGAATTCCATAACCCCTACAAATATAATTGTCTATAGTTGATACAGATACACCTAATTCATAAGCTAACTCCCTTTTCCCAATTACTATTCTCTTATATTTTCTGTTTAAGTTATCGTATATAAATTTTTCTTTTTCTGTCATTACTTACTCCTTTGATTGCAATATCACTGAATTATATCATGTAACTGTTTTGATAAATAAAATTTCCGATATTTTTATATTTACTAAATAAATAATCTATTTGAATATTCTTTTTTATATAATAAAAAATATAAACAATTTATATTTTATTCCCATAAATTCGATGTTTTTACCATATATCGTTTTCGGTTAAATTAGTCTTTATAATATTATTCTTATCTATTTCAATTTTACAATTAAGATTAATTAAATAATTTTTCCATTAAACAAATTAATATATAGAACGAAAACTATACTTTTTTATACATATTTATAACTAATGTTATATTTTAATATAATAAGTGTTTTGTAGGATAATAAATATTTGGAAGTTATTTTGTTAAATGGAGAAGTTTCTAAAGAAAAATATTTTTTTTATAACAACATAAGTATAAAAAATTATCACTTTACAAATATAAGCTTCTCACTGCTTCTCGTCCACTGTCTGGAGCAAGTTTGGCATATCTCAAGGTCATATTAATATCTTTATGGTTCATGAGTCTTTGAATGGTATATATTGGAGTTCCATTGATGGCTAAATGGCTCGCGAAAGTATGACGAAGGGTATGAATCACTACTCTATTTTTTCTATCGTTCGGCTGCAATCCTTGATTAAATAAACGATCCAATATTGGCTTGAGAGGTACTTGTATCTGTCTTGAAGTAAGAGGTTTGCTGCTTTTGCTTAATATATAGTCATTCGCTTTCAATTGGGGCAGCAAGTCTTTTAGCAATGAGTGTAATGTATCATTGATAAAACCTGTATAAGTACTATCATTTTTGAAGTCTTTTAGTTTTATCGTTCCACTCTCTAAATCAATATCCTTTTTTTGAATTGCAAGTATTGTCTCTAGTCTTCCACCTGTAGATAATGAAAGATTACAAAAGAGATACAAAGTAGGATTATCTTTGACTGTATCAAGCAAAAGCTTAACTTCATCCACACTTAAAAAGCGCTCCCTTGCATTATCTACTTTTAGTCGTTTGACCTTTTTAGCTGGATTGCTTCCTTGATACAATCCTTTCTCTATCCCTACATTAATAATGGTCGATAAAAGATTGATGATATGATTGACCGTTTTATAGCTGTACCCTTCATTTATCTTTTTCTTTTGCAGTTTTTGAATGGCTTCTGGTGTAATGGCAGCAATTGGAGTGGAACCAAAAGTTGGTTGGATATGATTGATATACCTAGCTTTCTCATCATGCAAGGATTTGTTATGAAGCTCTCTATCTTTAACATAGAGTTCAAAAGCTTCATCCAATACTTTGCTTTTTCGTAATTTTTTTGCTCGTAATGGATCTTCTCCAAGTTTTACTTTATTGATATACTCATTTCTTTTATTATAGGTATAGACTTCAGTAATTCCTGCAGATTTTTTGCCAACAGTGACCCATTTCTTTTTACCATTTTCATCTTTATAAGTAAATGAGTAACTAATATCTCCATTGGCCAATTTATTAAGATAGACACCTGGATATTTTCTGCTCTTTACTCTTGCCAAATTAATTCCTTTAAGCTTTGAGCTTTTTTTATTTTGCTACCCTATTGCTACCCAAAATTTAAAAAACTTACGAAAAGTATAGAAAACATTATATCATGAAGATCTCAAAGAATGTCCATAAATAAGGGGACATTGGAATACAATAGAAAACTTTAAGGAAAATTAGAAAATATTGAGTTTAGAATTCAAATCCCGCCACTCCGACCATTGATAAATCCTCCAATAAAACAGGAACTCACAAGCCTCTTTTAGGAAACAAATTAAACGACTTTTCAACCTAATTAGATAAAGAAATCAATAAGTAAAAAAAGATTATTCAAAGTTCCAAATCAAACTAACAATCCTTGTTTATCCTGTCATACCTTTTGTGGTTAAGTATCTGCTGAAAGATGGCGGCATCTCCGTTATCTGTGTAAAGTATCCGATATTGCGTATTTAATACACTTATCGATCTTCTTCTCTTGTCTTTTTTACAGATGATTTTATGAGGTCTTAACCTGTAATCGTTTGGATTTTCTAAAAAGATTGCTTCCGTTTTATCGATTATCTCTTTTGAAAGAGATCCTTTTTTGATCAATTTCTCTTTTTGCTTCTCATACAGATTTGTTTTGATGATTTTCACCGATATAGTCCGCTATTTTATTGCTTAAGATAAATTGTATTGTAAGGAGCTTTGAAAGGATTTTATTGAGCAAAAACCTATGAATAAAATTAGCGTTATCGATCTTCTCTTCTAAATCGTCCAATGTATCATCAATAATTTCAAGTGCTTTTTCAACGCTCTCTATATCGTCTTTTGTTACAACTGCATAGGAGATATATTTTTCAAGGATATTTAGAAATTTATAGACACGATACAATATTTTTAGGTTTATAGCATCGTTTCTAATGGCTTTAATGCCATCGAACAATGGTGTCATGTTAAAGTCGATTTTTATCAAATTATCGTGCCTGTAAGCAGCTGTGCCCATATTTTCACCTCTTTGTTTTGATTCCACACTTGAAGATTATTATTGTACTATGTTTTACTCAAAATTATGAAAAACTGCAAAGAACATCCACTTTTACCAGACAACTACTCAAAAAGCCTCTCTAACCCGCTCACAGCTCTCATCATAGTAAAGATATGTCCTTGCTAATGGATTTCCACATTATGAGAGACATCATTCACAGATACAATGCCATTATAGCCTTCAATTTTGATATAATTGTATGTGTTCTTCAAGTATCTTGTGAGACCCACTTATATCATGTAAAAAGTATGGGAGGCTACCTATTTTATTGGACTTTTGAACATTTAAAAAAGGTGGAGATATGCGGTGTGTCAGATTTCAACCCCGCCACTGAGACCATTGCTACTTTTCTCTCATCAAATCTTTACATCGACTTTCAAGCCAACGTAGCTCAGCTGGCGAGAGCACCTGATTCGTAATCAAGAGGTCACGGGTTCGAGTCCCGTCGTTGGCTCCATTTTTGAAACGTTTTTGAAACGTTTTTCAGATACCATAGTTTCCGATCTATATTGTAAATCTAATACAAATTTAATATAAAGGAAGTTCATGGGTCAAAAAAGAGTCGCTTTCATTGCTACTTCTATCATTCTGCTTCTTTTTACCGGATGTGGATCGGGACTGAAAAATCTTGGGAAATCTTCAGCACATATGCAAGAAGCCCGGCAAGCATCCACAAAAGCACAGTATCAAAATCTTTTTCATCGATACCAGGATGAAAACAAAACCGATGATCTGTTGTGGAACTACGAAGCAGGTACAGTTGGCTACTATGTACAGCGTTATAAAGATAGCGTCTTCTATTTTGACAAAGCTGAGGAATTGATCAAAAAATATGATGAAGAGATCCTGGCTTCAAAAGTTCTCAGTAATGTAGGAGCGGTCCTGACCAACGATACGTTCATGGATTATCGTCCTAGAATCTACGAAAAGATCATGGTCAATACCTACAAAGCAATCGACTTTATCAACAAAGGTGACTTTCAAAATGCCAGAATAGAGTTCAACAGAGCGTTGGTCAGAGAGGACAGAGCAAAAGAGTTTTTCGCCAAAGAGATCGGGAAAGAGAAAGAGAAACTTCAAAAAGAGAAAAAGAAAAAACTCCAAAATGTCCAAATAAAAAAACAGACCACGAGTCCGATAGAGAAAAAATACTCCAACCTGTTTGCTTTCAAGCCTTATAGAGACTTTACCAACCCATTCACCAATTATCTTGCAGGCATCTACTTCTTAAGCAGGGGAGATTATGGCAAAGCCACTGATCTGTTAAAAGAGTGCTATGGTATGGTAAAAGGAGTGGACAGCGGAGCAGAGTACGTAAAGTCCGATTTTGAACTTGCTGACAAAATGAAAGGCTCTGTATTGGCTCGAAAACAACACTACACTTGGGTGATTTTCATGAATGGCCTTGCTCCAAAAAAAGAGGAGTGGAAAATCAACGTTCCTGTTTTTCTAGTATCCAATAAAGTTTTATATACTGGCATTGCACTTCCAACGCTGAAAATGAGACCGAAAGCCTTTGACGCTCTTGAAGTCAAAACACCTACACAACAGAAGAAGACAAAAACTGTAGCCACTATGGACAGAGTCATCAAACTGGAGTTCAAAAAAAGATTTCCGATAATTATGACGCGGGCTTTGACAAGAACGATCACTCAAACCATCATACAAAAGCAGCTTCATGACAGAGCAGGTTTTCTAGGAGGGCTTGCAGGAGCTGTATATCAAGGTATAATGAACAGAGCAGATACCAGAATGTGGGAGAGACTCCCAAAAGAGTTTCAGGTAGCAAGAGTACAAAGCTCTTCAGAAGTGGCTATCTATTCTCCCAACGGTGAAATAGCAAGGATCCCAACAGATACAAATCATGATTTTCTTGTATTTGTTACAATTCAGACACCACAGAGTGAGCCGATTATCTCATGGCAAAAACTTTAAAAGGATCGAAAATGAAAAGATGGCTCATAGCACTGAGCGTTCTATTTTTACTCACAGGATGTGCCAAAAGCGTTAGCAACGAAACCATCTCAAATCCAGATAGAAATATAGTAAAAAATAGCTATCTTGAACAAAAAGTGGAGATTCTCGATCATCATACACGATATACAAACGGTCTTTTAGAAGCGATGGTTCAACTTCACAACAAGACAAAAGATTTTCAAGATTTGGAATATCGATTTATCTGGCTTGATAGTGACGGATTTGTAGCAGAAAAAGAGCCTTGGCAACCTCTTACGCTCAATGGCCTTGAGACAACCCAGGTAAACTCAATCGCTCACACACCAAATGCAACCGACTTTAAATTTGAAATTCGCCAAAAACAGTAAAGGAGTTTATATATGAAAAAATTGGTACTACTCTCAACCACTGCCGCAATGCTTTTTTTTAGCGGATGCGCGACTTCCTCGTCGCAAGTGCGTTATATCAACCATGAAAAGGCTGGAACTTCCGCGCCTGCTTCCCTGGGACTCGACTATGAAGATATCAACACAGCGGCACAAAAGCTTATCAACTCAATGCTCAAATCTCCCTATCTTGATAAATTGTATAGGATTAAAATGAGAAAAGAGGGAAAACCGCTCATTTTGATGATCAGCGATTTTACCAACGATACTACACAAAGACTCGACATCGATCAAATTGTGAAAAAAATACGGATCGCGCTTTTAAACAGTGGGAAATTTATCGTTACTACCGCTGTAAGAGCAGGAGGAGTAGAAGACAGGGCAACGAGAGAACTTAGAAAGTTGAGGAAAAACAAAGAGTTCAACCAAAAAACGATCGCCAAAGAAGGCACGATCATTGCACCTGATTTGAGTCTTTCTGGAAAAATTATACAAAGAACCACTCCTTTGCCAAATGGAGAACAGCGAGTAGATTACTATATTCAGATGAGCCTTACAGATGTTACAAGCGGACTTGCGTTTTGGGAAGGCGAAGAAGTTATCAGTAAAGCCGGCAGCAGCAAAGCCGCACCTTGGTAAAATTGAATAAAAAGGAGTAAGAATGAAAAAACTGGTAACACTATTGATCGTTTGTGTAAGTTTCCTCTATGCCACGGATATAGAGAGCTGGAAAAACGATTTTATCAAAGCACATGGCAATTTTGGTCAAACAGATGATCATGGAAGAACGTTTTACTATGGTGAGGCCACAATCAATGTGACACCCCTTGATCCAGCCTATGTAAAAGAGTTGGTTCTAGCTTATGAAAAGGCGATGCTCAATCTGCAATCTGACTTTATCCTCCAGACATTTGGACGAGAGACTGTTCAAAGACTTGCAGAAATCGTAGAAAACGACTCTACGAACGCTGATCAATTTCCTCCTTTACCGGAAGCCCAAAAAATGGCTCAGCAGGGAAAAATCGCTACCATTTTCAACAAGGCCTTGGATGTTATCGACAAAAAACTTGACAAAGAGTTGGAAGAGTTGGGAGTTCCTCCTCAACAATTACAAAAAATGACCGTTGAGCAAAAAAAGACGCTTTTCAAAGATAAATTGAGCTCTAAAATTGTCAAAGAAGCATTTAGCAGTATGGAAGGACTCGTTCCATATCAAGTAAAAATAGGTACTATAACTACGCCTGTAGGAAAAGCGACAAAAGTTGCTATCATTGCTATAACATCACCTAAAACAATCCAGTTTGCCAAAGATATCGCTCGACAGCGACCTACGCAAGTTCGCGGAAAACCACATACGTTAAGCGATCTTCTTCCGAAGGCAAAAGAGGATTATCTCAATGAAATAGGACTACGATACAGCTATGATGAACAGGGCCGACCGATGCTCATCTCTTATGGTATGTGGTCTGTCACGCAAAAAGTCACCTCCCCATCACGCTATCTCAAAAAGATCGATCTGGCCAAAAGAAAAGCGAGAATGCGTGCAGAATCTTATATTGGTGATTTTATAAAAACCAATATACAGGCAATTGAAAGCCAAGATGCATCCTCTTTAGAGGAAGAGGTAGCCAAGAAAATCACTACGGTCGATGCTGCTGGCAACAGCAGTCAAAAGATAAGAGACAACATTAAAGAGACATTGGATAGTTACTTCAAAAAATTCAAATCCTCCTCGAACTTTAGTCTTCAAGGAACAAGTGAGGCCTATAACTGGGATTATAAAGAGCCTAAAACAGGTATGATATACGTAGGTTCTGTGGTGACATGGAACTATAACCAGCTCAACAATGTCAAAAGATATATTCATCAAAAACACAATACTGCCAAAACAACAAAGACTCAAGCCAAAACAAAATCGTCTGTTACAATTGAAAGAGAATCAAAAGTCATCAACGATGTAGAGGATTTCTAATATGAAACGATTGCTTCTTTGTCTTGTTCTATTGAATAGTTTCCTATGGGCTGGAGCGCACAAAGTTGTCTCCACCCGTGTAGTACAAGGTGTAGGAGAAGGAACAACGCGATCCGAAGCCATCACGGAAGCCTTAGTCGATGCCCTTGGACAACTTCAGGGAGTTCGATTGTCGAAAACCGCTTTTTCCAAAGATCAACTCATAGAAACAGACACATCATCAAAATCGGCATATCTTTACAGCAGTAAAATCAAAAAGATAACACATGGAAAAGTAAATAGCTATAAAGTTGTTGAGGTGATGGAAATTGAACCACACCATTATAAAGCCATCGTTGAGGTAACAAAACGCACTACCAGATACAAATATAGAGATGCGGGTCACAATCCCCACAATCGCCGTACTTTGGCGGTACTCCCTTTTGAATATAAGCCAACATATTCGCTACATGGAATAACTATTGATGGAAGAGAGCTGAGTCGCCGGCTTACACAATCGATCATCAATAAGATAACCCAAACAAGAAAATTTACCATTTTGGATAGACAAAATAGTAAATATTATGAATTCGAGAAAAGTTTCTTACTCTCCCCAGGAACGGATCCTGTCGAACTGGCTCGTATCGGTAAGCGACTTGGGGCAGACTACTTCATCATTGGACAGATATTAGATTTTGGAACTGATAAAAAGGAAGGCAACTATCTATTAGGTCCCGATGAGACTACAGAGGAGGCTTATGCCACAATAGCCTATCGCGTTCTTTATGTTCCAAGACAACAGATCAAGTGGTCCGATACTATCGATATAGCGTTTGAAGTACCTCCTACCAAAAGAGCTGAAAGTCTTACCGTAAAAGTAGGAGACAAAATAGCTCAAGTTTTAGTTGATCAAATAATGTTCAACATTTATCCACCACGAATCGTTCGATCTTCTGGTAAAAATATCATTCTTAATATGGGAGGCAATACCCTCCATCCGGGAGATAGATTTGAAATATATGCTCTGGGCAAAAAAATATATGACCCCTATACAAAAGAGTCTTTAGGACGTGAAGAGATAAAAATAGGAGAGCTGGAAATAACAAAAGTTTTACCTAAATTTTCCTATGCAAAAGTTATAGAAGGAAAAGCGAAAAAAGGGGCAATTATCAGACCGGCAGCAAGTAATCACAATGAAAATCAAAATGTCGGCAAAGACTCCATGTTTGAGGAGATGTTCCACAAGTGATCTGCGTTATATTTGCTGGCGGGAAAAGCTCACGAATGGGAAGGGACAAATCCCTTCTCTCATTTGGAGACAAGCCACTTATTGAGTATCAGTTCGAGCGTCTGCTTCCTCTTTTTGATGAGGTTTACATCTCCTCAAAGAGCGAAAAATTCAACTTCAACGCTCCACTCATTCTTGACAGCAGCGATATTTACGCGCCAACTCCCGCATTTTTGGATATTTTTGACAAATTTGATGAGTTTTTCGCCATAAGTGTCGATGCTCCTTTTATCGATAAACCGATCATAGAAAAACTGATTGAAGAAGCAAAAAAATATCCAAATAAAGACGCCATTATCGCAAAAACCGATTTCTCCCATCCTCTCATAGGAATCTACCGCAAATCGATTCAACCAAAGATAGAAAATGCCCTCGAAAAAAACAATCTTAAGCTCAACTCTATTTTAAAAGAAGCAAATACCCATTATGTGGAATTTCAAGAGGATGAAAGATTTTTAAATCTCAACTATCCCGATGAATTCAAAAAAGCTTTGCAACTCAAAAAAGTTTTGCTATAATTTCGACTCTTGACCCGTTAGCTCAGCTGGTAGAGCAACTCCCTTTTAAGGAGTGGGCCGTTGGTTCGAATCCAACACGGGTCACCACTACTGCAACATCTTTTCCGCTTTTTTAGCATCAAAATTGTTATAAATCCTACTTAAAACTTTGAAATTGTGCATTATAAAAAAGCGAGTGTTTCCAACTTTTTGCTTAAAAAGTTGGTAGCTTTTCTTGGCGGCCTCCTCATCTCCCAAAATCAAATAGGCATCCCCCAAATATTCATACGCAAAATTTTCTCCCATCTGTATCGCTTTTTTTGCCGCTTCTATCGCTTTTTTTGGCTTTAATGCCAAGAGGTAGTACCAACTGGCCTTTCCGTACACTTTCGTTTGATCAAGATAATCCGCATAAAAAACGCACTCTTTCGCTTTGCTCGTATCCCCTTTTTGAATGAGATAGTACTCACACTTCATCTGCGACTTGTTGAGATTGCATTTCGTACACGGCTTATCGGCACCAAAGAGCAAAAGTGGTAGAATAAGTAAAAATTTTTTCATAACATCTCCTAAAGGATTACAATGGTTCGACATATTGTCTTTATGAAGTTTCCTGATTTTAGTTTAGCAAAAAAAGCCAAAGAGAAGCTTCTAAGCATGAAAGAGCATATCGATGTACTCAAAGAGATCGAAGTTGGTATCAATTTTAGTAGAAGCCAAAGAAGTTATGATCTAGCCCTTGTAACAACATTTGATAATAAAGAGGATCTTGAAACATACAGAGTCCATCCATACCACCAAGACGAAATTGTGGCATGGCTTAAAGAGATAGGAACCGAAACAAAGGTGGTTGATTATGAAGTCTGATTTAACCCATTTAGATGAAAAAAAACGTCCCAAAATGGTAGATGTGGGAGTCAAAGATGAGACGGAGCGCATCGCCGTGGCCAGCGGAATTATCGAAGTTACCCCCGAGGCATTTGACGCAGTAAAAAACGAAACGACTAAAAAAGGGGCGGTCCTTCACACAGCCGTCATAGCTGCCATCATGGGAGCCAAAAAGACACCGGATCTTATCCCTATGTGCCATCCGTTGCTTCTCACATCTATCAACTGTGATGTAGAGGAACTTCCCGATCTTCCAGGGTTCAAACTGATCGTCACATGCAAGTTAAAGGGGCGAACCGGCGTGGAGATGGAAGCTTTGACTGGTGTGAGTATTGGACTTTTAACCATTTATGATATGCTCAAAGCGATAGACAAAGGGATGGTTATCAAAAATATCCAGCTTGAACGAAAGAGCGGAGGCAAAAGCGGCGATTTTGTGCGCTAACGGCACACATACTCCACTTTCGCCTTCACCTCGACACGCTGTTTTGTCCTAGCAGGTTCAGGAGCTTGGATATCTGATTTTACA
The Nitratiruptor sp. SB155-2 genome window above contains:
- the mobA gene encoding molybdenum cofactor guanylyltransferase MobA, coding for MICVIFAGGKSSRMGRDKSLLSFGDKPLIEYQFERLLPLFDEVYISSKSEKFNFNAPLILDSSDIYAPTPAFLDIFDKFDEFFAISVDAPFIDKPIIEKLIEEAKKYPNKDAIIAKTDFSHPLIGIYRKSIQPKIENALEKNNLKLNSILKEANTHYVEFQEDERFLNLNYPDEFKKALQLKKVLL
- a CDS encoding Dabb family protein; protein product: MVRHIVFMKFPDFSLAKKAKEKLLSMKEHIDVLKEIEVGINFSRSQRSYDLALVTTFDNKEDLETYRVHPYHQDEIVAWLKEIGTETKVVDYEV
- the moaC gene encoding cyclic pyranopterin monophosphate synthase MoaC; amino-acid sequence: MKSDLTHLDEKKRPKMVDVGVKDETERIAVASGIIEVTPEAFDAVKNETTKKGAVLHTAVIAAIMGAKKTPDLIPMCHPLLLTSINCDVEELPDLPGFKLIVTCKLKGRTGVEMEALTGVSIGLLTIYDMLKAIDKGMVIKNIQLERKSGGKSGDFVR